A stretch of Paenibacillus mucilaginosus 3016 DNA encodes these proteins:
- a CDS encoding non-ribosomal peptide synthetase, which translates to MKAVIDKETTYWSGKWDGEDRVVCLPYTGAQGSRTTSGPETLTYEEVLPESVTDRILGITGGSPLAVFLVLLAGMKGVLFRYTNETNLIAGVPTFPPADAAEPLLNPLLLIKSRVDQETSLKTLLGVLKTAVGEAAAHQQLPFWNYTGALELPQTHDGRTLIHTIISMDALHGEESHSRIAADLSVRFRVDGGRTAVRIRYDGSRYDAKAISRLTGHLRQLLAVVLFQPELPLSRVEMLTDEERSELTEGFNRTAVPYECDSSIHGLFEEQVSRTPDAEALRWEEGALTYRELNAQANGIARNLLAHGLRPEQPVAIMAERSAAMVAGILGILKAGGAYVPVDPDYPGERIGFLLEDSGAKLLLAQNSVQPPAGFQGTVIPLSMEAGGAAEEGPEPAAVGEPGALAYILYTSGSTGRPKGVMVEHRSVVRLVRNTNYAELNEDTRILQTGAVVFDATTFEIWGALLNGGLLCFVPQEAILDAVKLKSAIRRFGINTMWLTAPLFNQLSQQEKGLFEGLHTLIVGGDVLSVPHINRALEEHPGLRLVNGYGPTENTTFSTTHAIEGIQEAAVPIGRPIANSTAYVVDPSMNLMPVGAWGELLVGGDGVARGYLNRPELTEDKFIRSPFVAGERCYRTGDLVRWRADGVLEYKGRIDSQVKIRGYRIETGEVESELLKLPGVRDAVVVPRKDEAGQYELAAYYVAEGTLTPRELRTSLAQELPAYMLPSYFVPLDVLPLTPNGKVDRRALPEPEASAADQADFEAPSTVMELRLEPLWRAVLSLKRPVGRRDHFFEIGGHSLRATKLVAQVHKELGINIQLKDIFKYPTLESMARQLETMESTGYASIERVEEQEDYPVSSAQKRIFFSSQQAGAELSYNMPNILVLEGPLDAGRLEDAFRRLIARHETLRTSFHTVDGEPRQAVHDEVDFAIDRLQAAGEEADTLVSGFVRPFDLSLAPLLRVGLVKSGPERHILLFDTHHIISDGASMDVFVEELASLYRGEDLPPLHIQYKDYAAWQQDRLQGDLYREQEHFWLDTFAGELPVLDLPTDYARPAVKSFRGSVYEFKLTERQNEGLRRLAQENGATLYMVLLTAYKTLLHRYSSQEDLVVGTPVAGRPHAELEPLIGMFVGTLPIRSYPEGAKTFLQYLQEIKEGTLQAFDHADYPFEDLVERLGLKRELSRSPLFDTMFALQTAGGAPGEDAEPEAGGLRFAPYPTEHTVAKFDLTLFAAEEPDGLGCSFEYAESLFNPVTIERMAAHFSRLVDAVVSDPEQPLAELELITEGEREHILGAFNATETAYPKERTLHELFEEHAAQRPDAPAVTFGDRQLTYGELNGQANRLARKLRAAGVTADRPVAMLAERSPEMVIGILAVLKAGGAYVPMDPEYPEERLRFIMEDSGARELLTLSGLLDRAPAAGRFILLDDEASYDADEANLEPVSGSEHLAYIMYTSGTTGRPKGNETTHRNIIRVVRDTNYITIGPEDTLLQLSSYAFDGSTFDIFGALLNGARLVLVPKTDLLEMTKLSKLIASERISVLFITTALFNVLVDLNLGSLSSLRKVLFGGERSSPAHVRRALQFLGPDRLLHVYGPTESTVFATCYPVHELDEGSSSLPIGSPIANTSVYIVQGGDPLRLAPIGVPGELCVGGDGLARGYLNRPELTVEKFIPNPYRTGERLYRTGDLARWLPDGNIEFLGRIDHQVKIRGHRIELGEVEAQILKAPSVQETIVLAREDAEGSRQLAAYYVADAPLSPGELRRFLARELPGYMIPAYFTRLEKMPLTPNGKIDRAALPVPSDQLDTGTPYEPPRTPAEEALARVWQSVLGAKQVGIRDSFFDLGGDSIKAIQVSSRLLQAGYKVEMKELFQYPTIAELGGRVRPAGRTADQGEASGPVELTPILRWFLGEANAEPHHFNQSVMLYRPDGFREEAVRLAAAQVVKHHDALRMIFERSEEEGYSARIRPSLEGELFTLHTVDLRESADPSAAVEQEAEAIQRSIDLGTGPLMKLGLFRCEDGEHLLLAIHHLVVDGVSWRILFEDFASAYEEALAGRAAALPLKTDSFQLWARSLADYAAGPRMAAERDYWLGLADAQCPSLPKDYTAEESSYVQDSESVSVTWTEEETELLLKQAHRAYNTEVNDLLLAALGLAVQRWTGQGKVLVNLEGHGREPIIPDMDITRTVGWFTSQFPVLLETGVDGDVGENIKQVKEGLRAIPNKGIGYGLLKFLAEPEDSPLAALKPEISFNYLGQFDQDLERSAIETSAYSSGMPLSGRTPRWYSLDINGMISGGQLGLTITYSRKEYRPETVQALADGLQISLREVIRHCAAQQRRELTPSDVTLRGMSAAELKELTSRTAHLGELEDVYPLTPMQAGMLFHSRYEPKSGAYFEQVTYNLYGTFDSEAFEKSLNGLISRHAVLRTNFLFGASDRPLQAVFRSRRAEYRYEDLRSLDEADREGHMAAVIAEDAARGFDLGSDLLLRIRVLRSSETAYRFIWSFHHIIMDGWCLSVVNGEVFERYSAELEGREAVLAPVTPYSDYIRWLQDQPKEEAASYWRQYLADYEQETKLPYGDTAAKGSGYTAAELTCELGRDLTNRINRTAKAHQVTFNTFMQTAWGIILQRYNNHGDAVFGSVVSGRPAHIPGVESMIGLFINTVPVRVRSEGKESVSALLRRTQEGALASQAYDYYPLYEIQSLAGGRQDLIHHIMVFENYPVEEQVEQLGGHPQAAFQISDVGMVEQTSYGFNLTVMPGEETAVKFEYNAELYSGREIERIQGHLVHMLAQMAEDPERSVESLELVTAGEREALLESFGALPEGAEETRPLLFHELFEQQARRSPEETAVIFQDRSLTYGELNARASLLAVRLRESGIGREQVVGILAERSVEMITAVLAVWKAGGAYLPLDPDYPAERIEYMLENSKAQVLLTQAALTGRVAPWSDQPGADRLVLSLDDESLYSVNPDGGSVEAASLPNINAPGDLAYVIYTSGTTGRPKGVMIEHRSLMSTAMANRREYRLGEFPVRLLQLASFSFDVFAGDLTRALLNGGTMVICPKEDRIDPERLHALIETHGLTLFEATPALVIPFLDYAARKDCALTSLKLVITSSDSCSVADYRQLQERWGSRIRIINSYGVTEAAIDSSYYDEPLEKLPKTGHVPVGRAYMNARFYILDPQLRPVPVGVTGELCIGGPGVGRGYMHRPDLTAEKFIENPFVPGERIYRTGDAARWMEDGNVDFIGRMDHQVKIRGYRIELGEIETAILRFPGVKQAVVIDRTDERGGKYLCGYAAAEAELDLEALLKELRQSLPAHMVPARLMQLERLPLTPNGKVDRKALPEPEGRTLTGAEYVAPRSENEKRLAGIWQEVLGVETVGIKDNFFDLGGHSLKVLELMRRIETDLGLELPLRTVFETPTLEALAVEIVKSELDPGSGTPATRLNASGPLRIFLFPPMIGSGLAFSELAVELDTHAVVYGLDYIDDAAGEEDMLDRYVRAITEIQQESPFILGGYSMGGNLAFEVAKEMEKRGYTVSHLLMIDSARIVRDYNLDAEELRRQVEASLEGIAEPFKEILTGRHRERVHAYAQYGNRLVNRWSVQSSIHNFIAAGGLVPGVSVKDDRLSWKQGTRGAYTEHMMKGGHDEILEHGYVEANAQVLKSVLAEIAGQLTSSSREGTTV; encoded by the coding sequence TTGAAAGCCGTAATCGACAAAGAAACAACGTATTGGAGCGGAAAATGGGACGGGGAGGACCGCGTGGTCTGCCTGCCTTACACGGGGGCGCAGGGCAGCCGGACAACCTCCGGACCTGAGACGCTTACCTATGAGGAGGTCTTGCCGGAGTCCGTAACAGACCGGATTCTCGGCATTACAGGAGGATCGCCGCTGGCTGTATTCCTGGTGCTGCTGGCCGGGATGAAAGGGGTGCTCTTCCGGTATACGAACGAAACCAACCTGATTGCCGGGGTGCCTACATTTCCACCGGCTGACGCCGCCGAACCCCTGCTGAATCCGCTGCTGCTCATCAAGAGCCGCGTGGACCAAGAAACATCGCTGAAGACCCTGCTCGGCGTGCTGAAAACAGCGGTGGGCGAAGCAGCAGCCCATCAGCAGCTGCCGTTCTGGAACTATACCGGAGCACTCGAGCTGCCGCAGACGCACGATGGCCGGACACTTATACATACGATCATTTCGATGGACGCTCTGCACGGGGAGGAGTCCCACAGCCGGATCGCAGCCGACCTGTCGGTGCGCTTCCGGGTGGACGGAGGAAGAACAGCGGTCCGCATCCGCTATGACGGTTCCAGGTACGATGCCAAGGCCATCTCCCGCTTGACGGGCCACCTCCGCCAGCTGCTCGCGGTCGTGCTGTTCCAGCCGGAGCTTCCGCTGTCCCGGGTGGAGATGCTTACGGATGAGGAGCGCTCGGAGCTGACCGAGGGCTTCAACCGGACGGCCGTGCCTTACGAGTGTGACTCCAGCATTCACGGACTGTTCGAGGAGCAGGTGAGCCGCACCCCCGATGCCGAAGCACTGCGGTGGGAGGAGGGAGCGCTCACATACCGGGAGCTGAACGCGCAGGCGAACGGCATCGCCCGGAACCTGCTTGCGCACGGACTCCGGCCGGAACAGCCCGTCGCCATCATGGCCGAGCGGTCTGCGGCGATGGTCGCCGGCATCCTCGGCATCCTGAAGGCGGGCGGCGCTTATGTTCCGGTCGATCCCGACTATCCGGGGGAGCGCATCGGCTTCCTGCTGGAGGATTCGGGCGCGAAGCTTCTCCTCGCCCAGAACAGCGTTCAGCCGCCGGCAGGGTTCCAAGGTACGGTGATCCCCTTGAGCATGGAAGCCGGCGGCGCTGCAGAGGAAGGCCCGGAACCGGCAGCGGTCGGTGAGCCTGGCGCCCTGGCCTACATTCTGTATACGTCGGGCTCCACCGGCCGCCCGAAAGGCGTGATGGTCGAGCACCGCAGTGTCGTCCGCCTCGTGAGAAACACGAACTATGCCGAGTTGAACGAAGACACGCGCATTCTGCAGACCGGGGCGGTTGTTTTTGACGCGACGACCTTCGAGATCTGGGGAGCCCTGCTGAACGGCGGCCTGCTGTGCTTTGTTCCGCAGGAGGCGATCCTGGACGCCGTCAAGCTGAAGTCGGCTATCCGCCGCTTCGGCATCAATACAATGTGGCTGACCGCCCCGCTGTTCAACCAGCTCTCCCAGCAGGAGAAGGGGCTGTTCGAGGGACTGCATACGCTGATCGTCGGCGGGGACGTTCTGTCCGTTCCGCATATCAACCGAGCGCTGGAGGAGCATCCGGGACTTAGGCTCGTGAACGGCTACGGGCCGACGGAGAATACGACCTTCTCGACCACGCATGCGATCGAGGGCATCCAGGAGGCCGCCGTGCCGATCGGCCGGCCGATCGCGAACTCTACGGCCTATGTTGTAGACCCCTCGATGAATCTCATGCCGGTCGGGGCCTGGGGAGAACTGCTGGTCGGCGGAGACGGGGTGGCCCGAGGGTACCTGAACCGGCCGGAGCTGACGGAGGACAAGTTCATCCGCAGCCCGTTCGTGGCGGGTGAACGCTGCTACCGGACCGGCGACCTGGTGCGCTGGCGGGCGGATGGTGTGCTGGAGTACAAGGGCCGCATCGATTCCCAGGTCAAAATCCGCGGCTACCGGATCGAGACGGGCGAGGTGGAGAGCGAGCTGCTGAAGCTCCCCGGCGTGCGGGATGCGGTCGTCGTTCCGCGGAAGGATGAAGCCGGCCAGTATGAGCTCGCTGCTTACTACGTGGCCGAAGGAACACTGACCCCGCGGGAGCTGAGGACTTCCTTGGCGCAGGAACTCCCTGCGTACATGCTCCCCTCTTACTTCGTGCCGTTGGATGTGCTGCCGCTCACGCCGAACGGCAAGGTCGACCGCCGGGCGCTGCCCGAGCCGGAGGCCTCGGCCGCGGATCAGGCGGATTTCGAAGCGCCTTCTACGGTGATGGAGCTGCGCCTCGAGCCCCTCTGGAGAGCGGTGCTTTCCTTAAAGCGCCCGGTCGGGCGCAGGGATCACTTCTTCGAGATCGGCGGACACTCGCTGCGCGCAACGAAGCTCGTGGCCCAGGTGCACAAGGAGCTCGGGATCAACATCCAGCTCAAGGATATTTTCAAATATCCGACCCTGGAAAGCATGGCCCGCCAGCTTGAGACGATGGAGAGCACGGGCTATGCGTCCATTGAGCGGGTGGAGGAACAGGAGGATTATCCGGTATCCTCGGCTCAAAAGCGGATCTTCTTCTCCAGCCAGCAGGCCGGGGCGGAGCTCAGCTATAACATGCCGAATATTCTGGTGCTGGAAGGACCGCTTGATGCCGGTCGGCTCGAGGATGCATTCCGCAGGCTGATCGCCCGGCATGAAACGCTGCGCACCTCGTTCCACACCGTGGACGGCGAGCCGAGGCAGGCGGTGCATGACGAAGTGGATTTCGCCATCGATAGGCTGCAGGCCGCCGGGGAAGAAGCCGATACGCTGGTCTCAGGCTTCGTCCGACCGTTCGATCTCAGCCTTGCTCCGCTGCTGCGCGTAGGTTTGGTGAAGAGCGGGCCGGAGCGCCACATCCTGCTGTTCGACACCCATCACATCATCTCCGACGGCGCTTCGATGGACGTGTTCGTGGAGGAGCTCGCATCACTGTACCGGGGAGAGGACCTTCCTCCGCTGCACATTCAGTACAAGGATTACGCGGCTTGGCAGCAGGATCGCCTGCAGGGCGATCTGTATCGGGAGCAGGAGCACTTCTGGCTGGACACGTTTGCCGGCGAGCTTCCGGTACTGGATCTGCCAACTGATTATGCAAGGCCTGCCGTGAAGAGCTTCCGGGGCAGCGTGTACGAGTTCAAGCTGACGGAGCGGCAGAACGAAGGACTGAGACGGCTCGCGCAGGAGAATGGAGCGACCCTGTACATGGTTCTTCTGACAGCTTACAAGACACTGCTCCACCGGTACAGCAGCCAGGAAGACCTCGTCGTCGGCACGCCGGTAGCCGGCCGGCCGCATGCCGAGCTGGAGCCGCTCATCGGCATGTTCGTCGGCACGCTGCCAATCCGCAGCTACCCGGAAGGGGCCAAAACCTTCCTTCAGTATCTGCAGGAGATCAAAGAGGGTACGCTGCAGGCGTTCGATCACGCCGATTATCCGTTCGAGGATCTCGTGGAACGGCTCGGCCTGAAGCGGGAGCTGAGCCGAAGCCCGCTGTTCGATACAATGTTTGCGCTGCAGACGGCCGGAGGAGCGCCGGGGGAGGACGCGGAGCCGGAAGCAGGCGGACTGCGTTTTGCGCCATATCCGACAGAGCATACGGTGGCCAAGTTTGACCTTACGCTCTTTGCGGCGGAGGAGCCGGACGGCCTTGGATGCTCCTTCGAATATGCAGAATCCCTGTTCAATCCGGTGACGATTGAACGCATGGCGGCGCATTTCAGCCGGCTTGTGGATGCGGTAGTATCCGATCCCGAACAGCCCCTCGCGGAGCTGGAGCTGATCACGGAGGGGGAGAGAGAACACATCCTCGGGGCGTTCAACGCGACGGAGACGGCTTATCCGAAGGAACGCACGCTCCATGAACTGTTCGAAGAACACGCTGCCCAGCGGCCGGATGCTCCGGCGGTCACCTTCGGCGATCGGCAGCTGACATACGGGGAGCTGAACGGACAGGCGAACCGGCTGGCCCGGAAACTGCGCGCGGCAGGAGTCACTGCGGACCGTCCGGTCGCGATGCTCGCAGAGCGGTCTCCGGAGATGGTCATCGGCATCTTAGCCGTACTGAAGGCGGGAGGAGCTTACGTGCCGATGGATCCCGAATATCCTGAAGAACGCCTTCGGTTCATCATGGAGGATTCCGGGGCGAGGGAGCTCCTGACGCTGAGCGGTCTGCTGGACCGGGCGCCGGCTGCTGGTCGGTTCATCCTGCTCGACGATGAAGCGAGCTACGACGCCGACGAGGCCAATCTGGAGCCCGTCTCAGGCAGCGAGCACCTGGCCTATATCATGTATACTTCGGGAACGACGGGGCGGCCAAAGGGGAACGAGACGACTCACCGCAATATTATTCGTGTCGTCCGGGATACGAACTATATCACGATTGGGCCGGAGGATACGCTGCTTCAGCTCTCCAGCTATGCATTTGACGGGTCGACCTTCGATATTTTCGGCGCTCTCTTGAACGGAGCGAGATTGGTGCTTGTACCGAAGACCGATCTTCTGGAGATGACGAAGCTTTCGAAGCTCATCGCCTCCGAACGGATTTCGGTGCTCTTCATTACGACAGCACTCTTCAACGTACTCGTCGACCTCAATCTGGGCTCCCTGAGTTCTCTGCGCAAAGTGCTGTTCGGGGGCGAGCGTTCATCCCCGGCACATGTCCGCAGAGCCCTGCAGTTCCTGGGTCCGGATCGTCTGCTGCATGTGTACGGACCTACGGAGAGCACGGTGTTCGCCACCTGCTATCCGGTACATGAGCTCGATGAAGGATCATCTTCCCTGCCGATCGGAAGTCCCATCGCCAATACCTCCGTATATATCGTGCAGGGAGGGGACCCGCTGCGGCTTGCTCCCATCGGCGTTCCCGGTGAACTGTGCGTCGGCGGAGACGGCTTGGCCCGCGGTTACCTGAACCGGCCGGAGCTGACGGTCGAGAAGTTCATCCCGAACCCTTACCGGACGGGCGAGCGCCTGTACCGCACCGGCGATCTGGCGCGTTGGTTGCCCGACGGGAACATCGAATTCCTCGGCCGGATAGACCATCAGGTCAAAATCCGGGGGCACCGGATCGAACTTGGCGAGGTGGAGGCGCAGATTCTGAAGGCGCCGTCCGTGCAGGAGACCATCGTACTCGCGCGGGAAGACGCGGAAGGGAGCAGGCAGCTGGCCGCCTACTATGTGGCGGACGCGCCGCTGTCCCCTGGCGAACTGAGGCGCTTCCTCGCCCGTGAGCTCCCGGGGTATATGATTCCAGCCTACTTCACCCGGCTGGAGAAGATGCCGCTCACGCCTAACGGCAAGATCGACAGGGCCGCGCTGCCCGTTCCTTCGGATCAGCTCGACACCGGCACGCCTTACGAACCGCCGCGCACACCGGCCGAAGAAGCGCTCGCGCGGGTTTGGCAGTCCGTGCTCGGCGCGAAGCAGGTGGGCATCCGCGACAGCTTCTTCGACCTCGGCGGCGACTCCATCAAGGCGATTCAAGTGTCCTCCCGCCTGCTCCAGGCCGGGTACAAGGTGGAGATGAAGGAACTGTTCCAGTACCCGACTATCGCCGAGCTGGGCGGCAGGGTACGGCCGGCCGGCCGTACGGCAGACCAGGGAGAGGCGAGCGGACCGGTGGAGCTGACTCCGATTCTCCGCTGGTTCCTGGGAGAGGCGAATGCGGAACCGCATCATTTTAACCAATCCGTGATGCTGTATCGCCCGGACGGGTTCAGGGAAGAGGCGGTCCGCCTCGCGGCCGCACAGGTCGTCAAGCACCACGACGCCCTCCGGATGATATTCGAGCGCTCGGAGGAAGAGGGCTATTCGGCCCGAATCCGTCCGTCTCTGGAAGGTGAACTGTTTACTCTTCATACGGTGGATCTGCGCGAATCCGCCGACCCGTCCGCTGCTGTCGAACAGGAGGCGGAAGCGATCCAGCGCAGCATCGATCTCGGAACCGGTCCGCTGATGAAGCTGGGACTGTTCCGGTGCGAGGACGGGGAGCATCTGCTGCTGGCCATTCACCACCTGGTGGTCGACGGTGTCTCCTGGCGTATTCTCTTTGAGGACTTCGCCTCGGCCTACGAGGAAGCGCTGGCCGGACGGGCCGCCGCGCTGCCGCTGAAGACGGATTCCTTCCAGCTGTGGGCCCGGAGCCTGGCCGACTATGCGGCAGGTCCCCGGATGGCAGCGGAGCGCGACTATTGGCTGGGTCTTGCGGATGCGCAGTGCCCGTCTCTTCCAAAGGATTACACGGCAGAGGAAAGCTCTTATGTACAGGACAGCGAGTCCGTATCCGTTACCTGGACGGAAGAGGAGACGGAGCTGCTCCTGAAGCAGGCGCACCGCGCCTACAACACGGAAGTGAACGATCTGCTGCTGGCGGCGCTCGGTCTGGCCGTACAGAGATGGACGGGACAAGGAAAGGTGCTCGTCAACCTGGAGGGGCACGGCCGGGAACCGATTATACCGGATATGGACATCACCCGGACCGTCGGCTGGTTTACCTCGCAGTTCCCTGTTCTGCTGGAGACAGGAGTTGACGGGGATGTCGGGGAGAACATCAAGCAGGTCAAAGAGGGACTGCGAGCTATCCCGAACAAGGGGATCGGTTATGGTCTGCTGAAGTTCCTGGCAGAGCCGGAGGACAGTCCGCTCGCCGCGTTGAAGCCGGAGATCTCCTTCAACTATCTCGGACAGTTTGACCAGGACCTGGAACGCAGCGCGATCGAAACCTCCGCTTATTCATCGGGGATGCCGCTGAGCGGACGGACGCCGAGATGGTATTCGCTGGATATCAACGGCATGATCTCCGGAGGCCAGCTTGGTCTCACCATCACGTACAGCCGCAAGGAATACCGTCCGGAGACGGTCCAGGCGCTCGCCGACGGGCTGCAGATCAGCCTGCGTGAAGTGATCCGGCACTGTGCCGCTCAGCAGCGCAGAGAGCTGACGCCAAGCGATGTGACCCTGAGGGGCATGAGCGCGGCGGAGCTGAAGGAGCTGACCTCGCGTACCGCCCATCTGGGTGAGCTCGAAGATGTCTATCCGCTGACACCGATGCAGGCCGGCATGCTGTTTCACAGCCGCTACGAACCGAAGTCGGGAGCTTATTTCGAACAGGTGACGTACAATCTGTACGGCACCTTCGATTCCGAAGCCTTCGAGAAAAGCCTGAACGGTCTGATCTCCCGGCACGCCGTGCTCCGGACGAATTTCCTCTTCGGTGCGTCCGACCGCCCGCTGCAGGCCGTATTCCGAAGCCGCCGAGCTGAATACCGATATGAAGATCTCAGGTCCCTGGACGAGGCGGACCGGGAAGGGCATATGGCGGCTGTTATAGCCGAGGACGCTGCGCGCGGATTTGATCTGGGCTCGGATCTGCTGCTGCGCATTAGGGTTCTGCGTTCGAGCGAAACGGCCTATCGCTTCATTTGGAGCTTCCATCACATTATCATGGACGGCTGGTGCCTCTCCGTTGTGAACGGCGAAGTGTTCGAACGCTACAGCGCCGAGCTGGAAGGGCGGGAGGCGGTGCTTGCTCCGGTGACGCCTTACAGCGACTACATCCGCTGGCTGCAGGACCAGCCTAAGGAAGAGGCTGCTTCTTACTGGAGGCAGTATCTGGCGGACTACGAGCAGGAAACCAAGCTTCCGTATGGTGATACGGCAGCCAAGGGGTCCGGTTATACGGCTGCGGAGCTGACATGCGAGCTGGGCCGCGACCTGACGAACCGGATCAACCGGACGGCGAAGGCGCATCAAGTGACATTCAATACTTTCATGCAGACCGCCTGGGGAATTATCCTGCAGAGATACAATAACCACGGGGATGCGGTGTTCGGCAGCGTCGTCTCCGGACGTCCCGCCCACATCCCGGGCGTCGAATCCATGATCGGCCTGTTCATCAACACGGTCCCAGTCCGTGTCCGCAGCGAGGGCAAAGAGTCCGTCTCGGCGCTCCTTAGGCGGACCCAGGAAGGGGCGCTCGCCTCCCAAGCCTACGATTATTACCCGCTGTATGAGATTCAGTCCCTCGCGGGCGGCCGGCAGGATCTTATCCACCATATTATGGTGTTCGAGAATTACCCGGTCGAGGAACAGGTGGAGCAGCTCGGAGGCCATCCGCAGGCGGCGTTCCAGATCTCGGACGTGGGTATGGTCGAGCAGACGAGCTACGGCTTCAACCTGACCGTCATGCCGGGCGAGGAAACGGCCGTGAAGTTCGAGTACAACGCGGAGCTGTACAGCGGCCGGGAGATCGAACGGATTCAGGGGCACCTCGTTCATATGCTGGCGCAGATGGCGGAGGACCCGGAACGCAGCGTGGAGAGCCTGGAGCTTGTGACCGCCGGCGAGAGGGAGGCGCTGCTCGAGAGCTTCGGCGCCCTTCCGGAAGGTGCGGAAGAAACACGCCCCCTTCTGTTCCATGAGCTGTTCGAACAGCAGGCCCGCCGGAGTCCGGAGGAGACGGCGGTCATCTTCCAGGACCGCAGCCTGACCTACGGAGAGCTGAACGCCAGGGCAAGCCTGCTAGCCGTTCGATTGCGGGAATCCGGCATCGGCAGGGAGCAGGTGGTCGGCATACTGGCCGAGCGGAGCGTGGAGATGATCACGGCGGTGCTCGCCGTATGGAAAGCGGGCGGCGCCTACCTCCCGCTGGACCCGGATTACCCGGCGGAGCGGATCGAATACATGCTGGAGAACAGCAAGGCGCAGGTACTGCTAACGCAGGCGGCGCTGACCGGCCGGGTGGCGCCGTGGAGCGATCAGCCGGGGGCGGACCGCCTCGTGTTGAGCCTGGACGACGAGTCATTGTACAGCGTGAATCCGGACGGCGGCAGCGTGGAAGCCGCAAGCCTGCCGAATATCAACGCGCCGGGTGACCTGGCGTATGTGATCTACACTTCGGGTACGACAGGGCGCCCCAAGGGCGTCATGATCGAACACAGGAGTCTGATGAGCACTGCCATGGCGAACCGGCGGGAATACCGCCTCGGCGAATTCCCCGTCCGTCTGCTGCAGCTGGCCAGCTTCTCGTTCGACGTCTTCGCGGGCGATCTGACCCGTGCGCTGCTGAACGGCGGAACGATGGTCATCTGCCCGAAAGAAGACCGGATCGATCCGGAGCGCCTGCATGCCCTGATCGAGACACACGGCCTTACCCTGTTCGAGGCTACACCGGCGCTCGTGATTCCTTTCCTGGATTATGCGGCCCGCAAGGACTGCGCGCTCACCTCGCTGAAGCTGGTCATCACCAGCTCCGACAGCTGCAGTGTGGCTGATTACCGTCAGCTTCAGGAGCGTTGGGGAAGCCGGATCCGCATCATTAACTCGTACGGCGTGACGGAAGCGGCGATTGACTCGAGTTATTATGACGAGCCGCTGGAGAAGCTGCCGAAGACCGGCCATGTGCCGGTAGGCCGGGCGTACATGAACGCAAGGTTCTATATCCTGGATCCTCAGCTGCGTCCCGTACCGGTAGGGGTGACAGGCGAGCTGTGCATCGGCGGTCCCGGGGTGGGCCGCGGTTATATGCACCGTCCGGACCTGACGGCGGAGAAATTCATTGAGAACCCGTTCGTGCCGGGAGAACGCATCTACCGGACAGGCGATGCGGCCCGGTGGATGGAAGACGGCAACGTTGATTTTATCGGCCGGATGGACCATCAGGTCAAGATACGCGGCTACCGGATCGAACTTGGCGAGATCGAAACGGCGATCCTCCGGTTCCCGGGTGTCAAACAGGCGGTCGTCATAGACCGCACGGACGAACGGGGGGGCAAATATCTGTGCGGCTATGCAGCGGCTGAGGCTGAGCTGGATCTCGAAGCGCTGCTGAAGGAGCTTCGCCAATCGCTGCCGGCGCATATGGTACCGGCCCGGCTCATGCAGCTGGAGCGGCTGCCGCTTACGCCGAACGGCAAAGTGGACCGGAAGGCGCTCCCCGAGCCGGAAGGACGGACTCTGACGGGAGCCGAATATGTGGCTCCCCGTTCGGAGAACGAGAAGCGCCTTGCCGGTATCTGGCAGGAAGTGCTGGGTGTGGAAACCGTAGGGATCAAGGATAATTTCTTCGACCTGGGAGGCCACTCGCTCAAGGTGCTGGAGCTTATGCGCCGCATTGAGACCGATTTGGGCCTGGAGCTTCCGCTGCGGACCGTCTTCGAAACGCCCACACTGGAGGCGCTGGCGGTCGAAATCGTGAAGAGTGAGCTTGATCCGGGAAGCGGCACACCGGCCACAAGGCTGAATGCATCGGGACCCCTCCGGATCTTCCTGTTCCCGCCGATGATCGGATCGGGTCTCGCCTTCTCGGAGCTGGCCGTGGAACTCGATACCCATGCCGTGGTATACGGGCTGGATTATATCGATGATGCCGCCGGCGAGGAAGACATGTTGGACCGGTACGTCCGGGCCATTACCGAGATTCAGCAGGAATCTCCATTCATCCTCGGAGGCTATTCCATGGGAGGCAATCTGGCATTCGAGGTGGCCAAGGAAATGGAGAAGAGGGGATACACGGTATCCCATCTGCTGATGATCGACTCGGCAAGGATTGTCAGGGACTATAATCTGGATGCCGAAGAGCTTCGCCGGCAGGTGGAGGCCTCGCTGGAGGGCATTGCCGAGCCGTTCAAAGAGATTCTTACCGGCCGTCACAGGGAACGCGTGCATGCTTATGCACAGTACGGCAACCGTCTTGTGAACCGGTGGAGCGTCCAGTCAAGCATCCACAATTTCATTGCGGCCGGCGGTTTGGTGCCAGGTGTGTCCGTCAAGGACGACCGCCTCAGCTGGAAGCAGGGGACACGTGGGGCCTACACGGAGCATATGATGAAGGGCGGACATGATGAGATCCTCGAGCATGGTTATGTCGAGGCGAACGCCCAGGTGCTGAAGAGCGTGCTTGCCGAAATTGCCGGTCAGCTGACAAGCTCCTCTCGGGAGGGGACAACCGTATAA